TGCTCGATTTCGAAGACCTGCACACCAACTTCAGCTGGGGGCGCAACAACATCACCCTCGCGGCGATGGACCGGATCGGCGAGGCCTCCCTGCGCCATGGTTTCGAGGCCCTGGGTCTGCAGCATGCCGGCGCCGTGTCACCAGCCCTTGCCGCTGCCTGAGCCTCCCCCCTGAGCCCCTCAGCCTCAGGTTTCCCTGTCCCGACGCATCGCCACCCCATGGCCCGCCGCGCTCTCCTGGAGTTCGAGAAACCGCTGGTTGAGCTGGAGGACCAGATCGAGCAGATCCGCCAGCTGGCCCGCGATTCCGAGGTGGATGTGAGCCAGCAGCTGCTGCAGCTGGAAACCCTGGCCACCCGCCGGCGCAAGGAGATCTTCGACAGCCTCAGCGCCGCCCAGAAGATCCAGGTGGCCCGCCACCCGCAGCGCCCCAGCACGCTGGACTACATCCAGCTGATCACCGACAGCTTCATCGAACTGCACGGCGACCGGCGCGGATCCGATGACCAGGCCCTGGTGGGTGGCGTGGGCCGGCTCAACGGCATCAGTGTGATGCTGCTCGGCCACCAGAAGGGACGGGACACCAAGGAGAACGTGGCCCGCAACTTCGGCATGGCCTCCCCTGGGGGCTACCGCAAGGCCATGCGGCTGATGGACCATGCCGATCGCTTCCGCCTGCCGATCCTCACCTTCATCGACACCCCGGGGGCCTACGCAGGCGTGCTGGCCGAAGAACAGGGCCAGGGGGAGGCCATCGCGGTGAACCTGCGGGAGATGTTCCGGCTGCGGGTGCCGATCATCGCCACGGTGATCGGCGAAGGGGGCTCCGGGGGCGCCCTGGGGATCGGCGTGGCCGACCGGCTGCTGATGTTCGAGCACAGCGTGTACACCGTGGCCTCCCCGGAGGCCTGTGCCTCCATCCTCTGGCGCGATGCGACCAAGGCACCGGTGGCCGCTGAGGCGCTCAAGATCACCGGTCCGGATCTCCTGCAGCTGGGCATCGTGGATCAGGTGCTCCCCGAACCGTCCGGGGGCAACCACTGGGCCCCGCTCCAGGCCGCCGAAACGCTGAAGAAAGCCCTGCTGCACCACCTCTCGGATCTGCGATCGCTGGGCGAATCAGAGCTGCAGGCCCAGCGCTACGAGAAGTTCCGGCGTCTTGGCAAGGTGCTCGAACCCGGCACCCCAGAACCCTCCCTGAGCTCTTAAGGTTCCTTTCGGGATCAGCGGCTCGCCGCCCCGAGGCTGGATTCCCAGCTCCTGATCCTTCCCCGTTCTTTGTCCCCGGCTCAAATTTGCCCACCGTTCTGATCACCGGAGCCTCCCGCGGGATTGGGGCGGCAGCGGCCCGCCGCTTCGCTGCGGAGGGTTTCAACCTGCTGCTGGTCGCCAGAAGCTCCGACGCCTTCAGCCGCCTGGCCGCCTCCCTCGGCGGTCATGGCGCCAGGGTGGAGTGCGCGGCTCTCGACCTGGCAGAGGCCGAAGGTCTGCCGGCCGGCATCGCCGAGCTCTGCTCCCGGGGCATGGAGCCGGACGTGGTGATCAACAACGCCGGCATGGCCTACACAGGGGAACTGGCGGCGATGCCGCTGGAGCAGTGGCAACGGCTGCTTCAGCTCAATCTCTCCGCGGTGTTCCAGGTGTGCCAGTGCGTGATCCCGCGCCTCCGGGC
This portion of the Cyanobium sp. NIES-981 genome encodes:
- a CDS encoding acetyl-CoA carboxylase carboxyltransferase subunit alpha, with protein sequence MARRALLEFEKPLVELEDQIEQIRQLARDSEVDVSQQLLQLETLATRRRKEIFDSLSAAQKIQVARHPQRPSTLDYIQLITDSFIELHGDRRGSDDQALVGGVGRLNGISVMLLGHQKGRDTKENVARNFGMASPGGYRKAMRLMDHADRFRLPILTFIDTPGAYAGVLAEEQGQGEAIAVNLREMFRLRVPIIATVIGEGGSGGALGIGVADRLLMFEHSVYTVASPEACASILWRDATKAPVAAEALKITGPDLLQLGIVDQVLPEPSGGNHWAPLQAAETLKKALLHHLSDLRSLGESELQAQRYEKFRRLGKVLEPGTPEPSLSS
- a CDS encoding SDR family oxidoreductase — its product is MPTVLITGASRGIGAAAARRFAAEGFNLLLVARSSDAFSRLAASLGGHGARVECAALDLAEAEGLPAGIAELCSRGMEPDVVINNAGMAYTGELAAMPLEQWQRLLQLNLSAVFQVCQCVIPRLRARGGGHIINVSSHAAHQAFPEWGAYCVSKAGLASLSRCLAAEERSHGIRVSTLTLGAVNTPLWDSETVHSSFDRRAMLDPERAADALLYLAQQPATQVVEDLTLMPAAGAL